A genomic region of Sideroxydans sp. CL21 contains the following coding sequences:
- a CDS encoding NRAMP family divalent metal transporter, with protein sequence MTIVKQTAVLDSAHIGDIRGALGTIRHGDVGPRNGLWHRIKTLLAIIGPGIIVMVGDNDAGAFGTYSQAGQNYGTSLLWVLALLIPVLYVNQEMVLRLGAVTGVGHARLILERFGKFWGAFSVIDLFILNALTIVTEFIGISLGLGFLGVSKFAGIAIAAVLIIIAAGTGDFRRFERISLILVVGSLLLVPIFIMVHPAMPQVVHDFVIPQMPKEAKLSDIMLLIIAIIGTTVAPWQLFFQQSYVIDKRITPRFIKYGRIDLWLGIIIVIVGAAAMIAFTAEIFAGRPEFGNFTDAGGIATGLATYHSKLMGTLFAVALIDACIIGAAAVSLSTAYAIGDVLSLKHSLHRKPSEAKGFYAVYVALIVVAVALVVMPGVPLGLLTNAVQTLAGILLPSASVFLLLLCNDKEVLGPWVNSKSTNLFTAIVCGILVLLSLILTASMVFPDISGDSIMLILAGGGITGLLIAIGMWALRIYKAAERREFEAEPSVTYAAKDAINWRMPPLNELKPPQLSFTTRVWLGILRAYLVIATVMVAYKVIQLAFGHAQIYKY encoded by the coding sequence ATGACAATAGTTAAACAAACTGCCGTGCTTGATAGCGCACATATTGGCGACATCCGGGGCGCCTTGGGCACGATTCGCCACGGTGATGTAGGCCCCAGGAACGGACTGTGGCATCGCATCAAGACACTGCTGGCGATTATTGGACCGGGCATCATCGTGATGGTCGGCGACAACGATGCCGGCGCCTTCGGTACTTATTCCCAGGCTGGACAGAACTACGGCACGAGCCTGCTCTGGGTGCTCGCCTTGCTGATTCCGGTTCTTTACGTGAATCAGGAAATGGTCTTGCGCCTCGGTGCGGTCACCGGCGTCGGCCACGCCCGGCTTATTCTCGAACGTTTTGGCAAATTCTGGGGTGCGTTCAGCGTCATCGACTTATTCATCCTTAACGCACTGACCATCGTCACCGAGTTTATAGGTATCAGTCTTGGCCTAGGGTTTCTCGGTGTCTCTAAGTTCGCCGGGATCGCCATCGCGGCCGTGCTGATCATCATTGCAGCAGGAACGGGTGACTTTCGTCGCTTCGAACGCATTTCACTGATTTTGGTAGTTGGTAGCCTGTTGTTGGTGCCGATCTTCATCATGGTGCACCCGGCAATGCCCCAGGTTGTCCATGACTTCGTGATACCTCAAATGCCGAAGGAGGCCAAACTCAGTGACATCATGCTGCTGATCATTGCCATTATCGGAACGACGGTCGCGCCCTGGCAACTTTTCTTCCAGCAAAGCTATGTGATCGACAAGCGAATCACGCCACGTTTCATCAAATACGGCCGCATTGACCTGTGGTTAGGCATCATTATCGTGATCGTTGGCGCGGCAGCCATGATCGCGTTTACTGCGGAGATTTTTGCCGGTCGTCCGGAGTTCGGCAATTTCACGGATGCCGGCGGTATTGCGACGGGTCTTGCCACTTACCACAGCAAACTGATGGGAACCTTGTTCGCCGTTGCACTGATTGATGCCTGTATTATTGGCGCCGCGGCGGTTTCGCTGTCAACAGCCTATGCCATCGGCGACGTACTGTCGCTGAAGCATTCTCTCCATCGCAAGCCGTCCGAGGCCAAGGGTTTCTACGCGGTCTATGTGGCGCTGATCGTGGTTGCAGTGGCATTGGTGGTTATGCCGGGTGTACCCCTTGGCCTCCTGACCAACGCTGTGCAAACGCTGGCTGGAATATTGTTGCCAAGTGCGTCGGTATTTTTACTCCTGCTGTGCAACGACAAAGAAGTGCTTGGCCCTTGGGTCAATAGCAAAAGCACCAACCTCTTCACTGCCATTGTGTGCGGTATTCTCGTGCTCCTGTCGTTAATTCTGACGGCTTCCATGGTGTTCCCGGATATTTCTGGCGATTCGATCATGCTGATTCTCGCCGGCGGCGGCATTACTGGCCTGCTGATCGCGATCGGCATGTGGGCTCTGCGCATATACAAGGCGGCTGAACGCCGAGAATTCGAAGCTGAACCTTCAGTGACTTATGCTGCCAAGGATGCCATCAACTGGCGGATGCCGCCGCTGAATGAACTGAAACCGCCTCAATTATCGTTCACGACGCGAGTCTGGCTGGGAATATTGCGCGCTTATCTGGTGATAGCTACTGTCATGGTCGCCTACAAGGTCATCCAACTGGCATTTGGACACGCTCAAATTTATAAATATTAG
- a CDS encoding biopolymer transporter ExbD gives MKIRKSREYKRGRIEIIPMIDVMFFLLATFMLASLSMQNLHSLPVNLPQGHASPIQAKTPVTLTIRSDSQIFLDKTQVTLDNLATTLKTMLPNTDASIIVAADSSAPNGITVQAMLKAREAGAQHFLIAVKHVD, from the coding sequence ATGAAGATCAGAAAATCTCGCGAATACAAACGCGGACGCATCGAAATCATCCCGATGATCGACGTGATGTTCTTCCTGTTGGCCACTTTCATGCTGGCCTCGTTGTCCATGCAAAATCTCCATTCGCTGCCGGTCAATCTGCCTCAAGGACATGCTTCGCCAATACAGGCAAAAACGCCGGTTACTTTGACTATTCGATCCGATAGCCAGATATTTTTGGATAAAACACAGGTTACACTGGATAACTTGGCAACCACACTGAAGACGATGCTGCCCAACACGGATGCCAGTATTATTGTCGCTGCGGACAGTAGTGCACCCAATGGCATCACCGTGCAGGCGATGCTCAAGGCCCGCGAAGCCGGAGCGCAACATTTCCTGATTGCGGTTAAACATGTCGACTGA
- a CDS encoding metal-sensing transcriptional repressor, giving the protein MTTHATHPEVIKRLKRAQGHLNSILTMLEEDRGCLDIAQQLQAVEKAISSAKKTLVHDHIDHCLENSVRKGTRGANNTIREFKEITKYL; this is encoded by the coding sequence ATGACAACACACGCCACCCACCCCGAAGTAATCAAACGGCTCAAACGAGCCCAAGGCCACCTGAACAGTATTCTTACAATGCTGGAGGAAGATCGCGGCTGTCTTGACATTGCACAACAGCTGCAAGCCGTCGAAAAAGCGATCAGCAGCGCCAAGAAAACCCTGGTTCATGACCACATCGATCACTGCCTTGAAAACTCCGTTCGCAAAGGGACTCGCGGCGCAAACAACACCATTCGCGAGTTCAAGGAAATCACCAAGTACCTTTAG
- a CDS encoding RHS repeat-associated core domain-containing protein, whose translation MRLTFTMRFALRLLAVALLAGLTTPFAFADTASLVYDPAGNVASRTTAQGTTTYTYDAADRLIAESGPAGNFNYSYDANSVRLSDSGGSYTYSTTSNRLTARHGRAVITDAAGNITSDGLGHTYAYNQAGRMSEARLNGVLLASYDYDYRGLRNRKVTTATAPQGAQTILYVYDEAGHLLEELTATGAAIRTYVWRDDTPLAQIEHIPARRVIYFEVDHLNTPRVARDQSGVVVWTWVSDAFGAIQPNQNPSGAGVVTVNLRFPGQYYDQETGLFYNGQRYYDPGMGQYTQPDLIGLAGGSFSTYTYAGGNPLRWSDPNGECPWCLPALGAAATFNGLMHLLNSAYNFYADLSSQATSQKALSLARSACDSYPAGGACGDLPNLQQQANQCTANSIKAGANIPGTLTSPKFPATTMPK comes from the coding sequence ATGAGGCTTACGTTCACCATGCGTTTCGCACTGCGCCTGCTGGCTGTGGCGCTGCTGGCCGGACTGACGACTCCATTCGCCTTTGCCGACACCGCGTCGCTGGTGTACGACCCGGCAGGCAATGTAGCCAGCCGCACCACGGCACAGGGCACCACCACCTACACTTACGATGCAGCCGACCGTCTCATTGCCGAATCTGGTCCTGCCGGTAATTTCAACTACAGCTACGATGCCAACAGCGTCCGCCTCTCCGATTCAGGTGGCAGCTACACCTACAGCACGACTTCCAACCGCCTGACGGCCCGCCACGGCAGGGCGGTCATCACCGACGCTGCAGGCAACATCACGTCAGACGGACTGGGTCACACCTATGCCTACAACCAGGCCGGCAGGATGTCCGAGGCCAGGCTGAACGGGGTGCTGCTGGCAAGTTACGACTACGACTATCGGGGGCTGCGTAACCGCAAGGTAACCACCGCTACGGCACCCCAGGGCGCGCAGACCATACTCTATGTTTACGACGAAGCCGGACACCTGCTCGAAGAACTCACTGCCACGGGTGCAGCCATCCGCACCTACGTCTGGCGCGACGACACGCCATTGGCACAGATCGAGCATATCCCGGCACGCCGGGTCATCTACTTCGAGGTGGATCATCTGAATACGCCACGGGTGGCGCGGGATCAGTCGGGTGTGGTGGTGTGGACATGGGTGAGCGATGCCTTTGGTGCAATTCAACCCAACCAGAACCCCTCGGGTGCTGGAGTCGTCACGGTGAATCTGAGATTCCCCGGACAATACTATGATCAGGAAACGGGACTGTTCTACAATGGGCAGCGTTACTATGATCCGGGCATGGGGCAGTACACGCAGCCCGATCTGATCGGGCTGGCGGGGGGAAGTTTCTCCACCTATACCTATGCCGGCGGAAATCCGTTGAGGTGGTCTGATCCAAACGGAGAATGTCCATGGTGCTTGCCAGCGTTGGGAGCAGCAGCCACTTTCAATGGCCTAATGCATCTGCTCAATTCCGCATACAATTTCTACGCTGATTTGAGTTCACAGGCCACATCGCAGAAGGCTTTAAGTTTGGCTCGATCCGCGTGTGATAGTTATCCAGCTGGTGGAGCATGTGGCGATCTTCCAAATTTACAGCAACAGGCTAATCAATGTACTGCGAACTCTATTAAAGCTGGGGCAAATATACCAGGCACGCTAACATCGCCAAAATTTCCAGCAACAACAATGCCGAAATAG
- a CDS encoding TonB-dependent receptor — protein sequence MFKRTLLCAALSAPLCAYAANEQVPGSAAGQAEQTTKADKLNAIKGQLRNTGGQPIAGANITLKSATGEVIGNTTSNDEGNFNFSAIAPGTYVVLSDKAGYEYNTSNVTLQAGVVSTIITLAASQTPEINITVARLDNARNGLSPETGGSIYRFAQKDIQNLPQGDSTPLNQVLLQAPGVVNDSYGQLHVRGDHGNMQYRINGVILPEGISGFGQALDTRFAQNINLLTGALPAQYGYRTAGVVEINTKTNFESGGQFDMYGGSNNTFNPSVEYGGTKGNLSYFVSGSYLTDNVGIENPTSSRNPIHDTTKQSKEFGYFSYLLNPDTKMSVMFGSYDGNFQIPNNPGQQPDPNNLGILPRLGLTGYNSALLNDQQREVNRFLVSSVQSSLNDNIDYQVSLFTRYSSTHYMPDVVGNLAFNGVASDAFRSSSSTGIQADASDRLNETHTLRMGLFGSNENIQSNNTSAVFPVDPSTGLVSGSAYNIVDNNPKNGNTLFGAYLQDEWSATKKLTVNYGARFDQVNAYVNEHQLSPRLGLVYKYSDQTTLHTGYSRYFTPPPTELVSTSTQALFQNTTNAAPGLNSSVKSERANYFDAGVTHQLTVTTSLGLDSFYKQTRNTIDEGQFGPALIMTPYNYAQGRIYGVELTGNYKSDNLSGYANLARTVSQAKDIISSQYLFDQATLNYAASNWVNVDHEQALTISTGGSYLLSGTRLSSDVIFQSGLRNGFANTTNLPSYAIVNLGASRKISLDATGPVEIRLVINNLFDKIYEIRDGSGIGVFAPQYGPRLGLFLGLTKQL from the coding sequence ATGTTTAAGCGCACTCTATTGTGTGCGGCGCTATCTGCGCCGCTATGTGCCTATGCCGCAAATGAACAAGTGCCGGGCTCTGCAGCCGGGCAAGCTGAACAAACGACTAAAGCCGACAAGTTAAATGCCATCAAGGGACAGTTGCGTAATACCGGTGGGCAGCCTATAGCAGGGGCAAATATCACGCTCAAGTCTGCCACCGGAGAGGTCATTGGGAATACCACCAGCAATGATGAAGGAAATTTCAACTTTTCCGCCATTGCACCTGGCACATATGTCGTTTTGTCAGATAAAGCCGGTTACGAATACAACACGTCAAATGTCACGCTTCAAGCTGGGGTGGTAAGCACCATCATTACACTGGCAGCATCGCAAACACCGGAGATCAACATTACAGTGGCGCGTTTGGACAATGCCCGCAACGGACTGTCGCCTGAAACTGGCGGCAGCATCTATCGCTTCGCACAAAAGGACATCCAAAATTTGCCGCAGGGAGACAGTACGCCACTGAACCAGGTTCTTCTTCAGGCTCCCGGCGTGGTCAATGATTCATATGGACAATTACATGTGCGCGGCGATCACGGCAACATGCAGTATCGCATCAACGGTGTGATACTTCCCGAAGGTATCAGCGGTTTCGGCCAGGCACTCGATACGCGCTTTGCGCAGAACATCAATCTGCTCACTGGCGCGTTACCCGCACAATACGGCTATCGCACGGCAGGGGTCGTCGAAATCAATACCAAGACCAACTTCGAGAGTGGTGGGCAATTCGATATGTACGGCGGTAGCAACAATACCTTCAATCCCAGCGTGGAATATGGCGGTACCAAAGGCAATCTTTCCTATTTCGTCAGCGGCTCCTATCTGACAGACAACGTTGGTATTGAAAATCCGACGTCGAGTCGCAATCCGATACACGATACAACGAAGCAAAGCAAAGAATTCGGCTATTTTTCCTACCTGCTGAATCCGGACACCAAAATGAGTGTCATGTTCGGCAGTTATGATGGAAATTTCCAGATACCCAACAATCCCGGACAACAGCCGGATCCGAACAATCTGGGCATTTTGCCGCGACTCGGTTTGACGGGATACAACTCCGCCTTGCTCAATGATCAACAACGCGAAGTAAATCGTTTCCTCGTATCATCGGTGCAAAGCTCGCTGAATGACAATATCGATTACCAGGTCTCGCTGTTTACGCGTTATTCCAGCACCCACTACATGCCCGATGTCGTCGGCAATTTAGCCTTTAATGGTGTGGCATCGGACGCTTTTCGCAGCAGCTCCAGCACCGGCATTCAGGCCGATGCCAGCGATCGCTTGAACGAGACGCACACGCTGCGCATGGGCTTGTTCGGCAGCAATGAAAATATCCAGAGCAACAACACGTCCGCGGTATTCCCGGTCGACCCCTCGACCGGATTGGTTTCCGGGTCAGCTTACAACATCGTCGACAACAATCCCAAAAACGGCAACACACTGTTTGGCGCCTATCTGCAGGACGAATGGTCGGCAACCAAAAAATTGACCGTGAACTACGGCGCTCGATTTGACCAGGTCAACGCCTACGTCAATGAGCATCAACTGAGTCCGAGACTGGGCCTTGTTTACAAATACAGCGATCAAACCACTTTGCATACCGGATATTCGCGCTATTTCACACCACCGCCGACCGAGCTGGTTTCCACCAGCACGCAGGCTTTGTTCCAGAACACGACGAATGCGGCACCCGGATTGAACTCATCGGTAAAATCGGAAAGGGCCAATTACTTCGATGCCGGTGTCACGCACCAGTTGACCGTAACCACCAGTTTGGGATTGGACAGCTTCTACAAGCAGACCCGGAACACCATAGACGAAGGGCAGTTCGGCCCGGCCTTGATCATGACACCGTACAATTATGCGCAAGGCAGAATATACGGTGTTGAGTTGACCGGCAATTACAAGTCAGACAATCTTTCCGGCTATGCCAATCTGGCTCGCACTGTCAGCCAGGCCAAAGACATTATCTCAAGCCAGTACCTGTTTGATCAGGCCACGCTCAATTACGCGGCAAGCAACTGGGTAAATGTTGATCATGAGCAAGCATTGACCATCTCGACCGGCGGCTCCTATCTTTTGTCGGGCACGCGCCTGAGCAGTGATGTGATATTCCAGAGCGGTTTGCGCAACGGCTTTGCCAACACGACGAATCTGCCTTCCTATGCAATTGTCAATCTCGGTGCAAGCCGCAAGATCAGTCTCGACGCAACAGGTCCGGTGGAAATAAGACTCGTCATCAACAATTTGTTCGACAAGATCTACGAAATTCGCGACGGCTCCGGCATAGGGGTATTCGCTCCGCAGTATGGGCCACGGCTCGGCCTGTTTCTCGGCCTGACCAAGCAGCTCTAA
- a CDS encoding energy transducer TonB, whose amino-acid sequence MSTDASTWLAQVDVGSPWHRLYWTLPISLLACIIASILFVYSMVHSVSRTPEPVPVDAELIELPASVLLKPLSRQNAPAPKQALPPKQIQQAISPVQQDQPSVNPAPTAPPPAAPATTSPAINNTPETDRNRSAQAIAKPLPAIPDDLRQDAMNEVATARFHIAVDGSVTVELVKPTQNPRLNRLLLGTLKFWKFNPATIDGKPVASVEVIVVRVQVN is encoded by the coding sequence ATGTCGACTGATGCATCGACATGGTTGGCGCAGGTGGATGTCGGTTCTCCATGGCATCGACTGTACTGGACACTCCCAATTTCGCTGCTGGCCTGCATAATCGCATCCATCTTGTTTGTTTACTCTATGGTGCATTCGGTTAGCCGCACACCGGAACCGGTACCTGTTGATGCCGAATTGATAGAGCTTCCCGCTTCTGTACTTCTGAAGCCCCTATCCCGTCAGAATGCACCTGCACCTAAACAAGCTTTGCCGCCAAAACAAATTCAGCAGGCCATTTCACCTGTTCAGCAAGATCAGCCAAGCGTGAACCCTGCACCGACTGCACCACCACCTGCCGCACCAGCCACAACATCCCCGGCAATTAACAACACACCCGAGACAGATAGAAATCGTAGTGCTCAGGCAATAGCCAAACCATTACCGGCCATCCCAGATGACTTGCGGCAAGATGCCATGAATGAAGTAGCTACTGCTCGGTTTCACATTGCCGTCGACGGCAGCGTAACTGTTGAACTTGTTAAGCCGACGCAAAATCCGCGTCTGAACAGATTGCTTTTGGGGACACTGAAATTCTGGAAATTCAATCCGGCAACTATTGATGGAAAACCTGTGGCTTCGGTAGAGGTCATCGTAGTTAGGGTTCAAGTTAACTAG
- a CDS encoding MotA/TolQ/ExbB proton channel family protein, whose amino-acid sequence MQEIQETLQAIKFGGVIIYPLLALAVLALVIIIDKFYLHWRYIRLPSSLFNLIETFGFTWEKLDQELSALTPGNYYSRFSRIIIDNRDKPIWWLESRASDEAQLIEKGMGRGLWVLETIVTGAPLLGLLGTITGMMHSFNLIGGAGLVDPTGVTGGVAQALIATAFGIFIAIFALFGFNFLSRRQVQVLEEMERLGTRMIDNIRLSQHEGGAEK is encoded by the coding sequence ATGCAGGAAATACAAGAAACACTACAAGCCATCAAATTCGGCGGTGTAATCATCTACCCTTTGTTGGCTTTGGCAGTTTTGGCACTGGTGATCATCATTGACAAGTTCTATCTGCATTGGCGCTACATCAGACTGCCGTCGTCGCTGTTCAACCTGATCGAAACATTCGGGTTCACTTGGGAAAAGCTGGATCAGGAACTATCTGCATTGACGCCTGGAAATTACTACTCAAGGTTCTCCCGTATCATCATAGACAACCGCGACAAGCCGATCTGGTGGCTGGAATCGCGCGCCAGCGATGAAGCGCAACTCATCGAAAAAGGGATGGGGCGCGGTCTATGGGTTCTGGAAACCATTGTTACCGGCGCGCCGCTGCTGGGGCTGCTGGGAACCATCACCGGCATGATGCATTCATTCAATCTGATTGGCGGCGCTGGCCTCGTCGATCCCACCGGGGTCACCGGTGGTGTTGCGCAAGCGCTGATTGCCACCGCATTCGGTATCTTCATCGCCATCTTCGCGCTGTTCGGCTTCAACTTTTTGTCACGCCGCCAAGTGCAGGTGCTTGAAGAAATGGAGCGTCTCGGTACGCGCATGATAGACAATATCCGGCTGAGTCAGCACGAGGGAGGGGCCGAAAAATGA
- the dmeF gene encoding CDF family Co(II)/Ni(II) efflux transporter DmeF, with the protein MNRFYDAPFGIGHDHVFLGEGHDKNERKTWAVIALCSLMMIVEIVGGKLFGSLALVADGLHMSTHAGAMLIAALAYTYARKHANDPRFVFGTGKLGDLAGFTSAIILAMIALLIGYEAIARFLSPVPIHFGEAIPIAAVGLLVNIASAWLLNGGDHHGHGHSHGHNELVGHEHKEEVQHIKAGSGVYALSIFEDGVPPVFRIRALFEGVELSAQDVTVTTIRPNGKFQVFKFARSTDFLESTTAIPEPHAFRAVVMLPVGEHSLTFEEHGHVHDDYGIDARDHNMRAAYFHVIADAAVSVLVIIGLISAKTFGWVWMDPLAGIIGAFVIANWSFGLIRDTGAILVDISPGDSMANKVRGAVETAGDKLVDLHVWRLGPGHLGAVVSVITHEPQRGASFYHTMLRQFKGLSHISVEVHLQP; encoded by the coding sequence ATGAATAGATTTTATGATGCCCCGTTTGGTATTGGTCATGACCACGTCTTTTTAGGGGAAGGCCATGACAAGAACGAACGCAAGACCTGGGCGGTAATAGCTCTTTGTAGTTTGATGATGATCGTTGAGATTGTCGGGGGCAAACTATTTGGTTCACTTGCCTTGGTGGCAGACGGTTTGCATATGTCCACCCATGCCGGTGCGATGTTGATTGCAGCACTTGCCTATACCTATGCCAGAAAGCACGCCAACGATCCACGCTTTGTCTTTGGAACCGGCAAGTTGGGCGATCTGGCAGGATTCACTAGCGCGATCATCCTGGCGATGATCGCGTTGCTGATTGGGTATGAAGCTATTGCTCGCTTTCTGTCACCTGTGCCCATTCACTTCGGCGAGGCGATTCCTATTGCGGCGGTCGGTTTGCTGGTCAATATTGCCAGTGCATGGTTGTTAAACGGCGGCGATCACCATGGGCATGGTCACAGCCATGGGCACAATGAACTTGTCGGCCATGAGCACAAGGAAGAAGTGCAGCACATCAAAGCAGGCTCTGGGGTTTACGCGCTGTCTATTTTCGAAGATGGCGTACCACCTGTTTTTCGGATACGCGCGCTTTTTGAAGGTGTGGAATTGTCGGCACAAGATGTGACAGTCACAACTATTCGACCAAACGGAAAATTCCAGGTGTTCAAGTTTGCCAGGTCAACGGACTTCCTGGAATCAACAACGGCAATACCCGAGCCGCACGCGTTCAGGGCGGTGGTAATGCTTCCGGTTGGAGAACATAGCTTAACTTTTGAAGAACATGGCCATGTGCATGACGACTATGGTATTGACGCTCGCGACCATAATATGCGCGCTGCTTACTTTCACGTTATCGCCGATGCGGCAGTTTCGGTACTGGTAATTATCGGTTTGATCTCGGCAAAGACTTTTGGCTGGGTATGGATGGATCCACTCGCTGGTATCATTGGTGCATTCGTGATCGCAAACTGGTCTTTTGGGTTGATTCGCGATACCGGCGCGATTCTGGTCGACATCAGTCCTGGCGACTCGATGGCAAACAAGGTGCGGGGCGCAGTCGAAACGGCTGGCGACAAATTGGTTGATTTGCATGTGTGGCGGCTTGGCCCAGGGCACCTTGGTGCTGTAGTTTCCGTAATCACACACGAACCTCAGCGTGGGGCATCTTTCTACCATACTATGCTAAGGCAATTCAAAGGTCTGTCCCACATCTCCGTAGAGGTTCACTTGCAGCCATGA
- a CDS encoding TonB-dependent receptor, with protein MNAQSDNEQSLSNSETINTLPEVTVTGHYDNAVGTSDAASQGVVRGKLLQDIPLLRPGEVLETVPGMVVTQHSGDGKANQYFLRGYNLDHGSDFATNVDGVPTNMPTNAHGQGYSDVNFLIPELVERIDYRKGPYFADNSDFSSAGSADIKYRNSLDHNFADMTLGAYGYRRVLMAGSTVLAPQGQYSQNTSSLNKTGPTLLGAVELMSNNGPWAVNEDLHKTNALLRLSDGGATNGWSLDAIHYDAKWNSTDQVPLELIASGQLGRFSALDPTDGGNSSRDIVSGEWRSSDSAGYTKLSTFIEHYHLQLWSNFTFFELRPATGDQFEQAEDRNIVGGQAVRGWNHGLLEHDSFTELGLQLRHDNINVSLQNTQARIPFAAVSNNRVGETLTGLYLQNTTYWASWIRTLVGFREDTVSMDMTSYVQPQNSGSAGGTRPSPKFSAIFGPWQRTELFLNAGKGFHSNDARGVIDRVDPTTGVPATAVPALVGSAGREIGMRTEMFDGLQSSVAFWSLDSDSEIVYAADSAIGSTTPNGASKRTGVEWNNHWIANSWLLVDADLAWTHARYAIMNDNGAAGDLIPNAVSKVALLRAAIRDAGPWMVGVETRYIGQYPLAQDGSLTAPSAIVTNVRVRREISPRMAVSLDALNLFNRQYYDIAYQQDYRVSPTSPVVPSGITVHPGEPRQLRVTLGIKF; from the coding sequence GTGAATGCGCAGTCAGATAACGAGCAGTCGTTATCCAATTCTGAAACGATAAACACATTGCCCGAGGTGACGGTCACCGGGCATTACGACAATGCAGTCGGAACCTCCGATGCAGCTTCCCAAGGGGTCGTCCGCGGTAAGTTATTGCAGGACATCCCTCTGCTCAGGCCGGGCGAGGTGCTGGAGACCGTGCCCGGTATGGTGGTCACCCAGCACTCCGGCGACGGCAAGGCCAATCAGTATTTTTTGCGCGGATATAACCTGGACCATGGCTCCGATTTCGCCACCAACGTGGACGGTGTGCCGACGAACATGCCCACCAATGCCCATGGTCAGGGCTATTCCGACGTGAATTTCCTGATCCCGGAGCTGGTGGAACGCATCGATTACCGCAAAGGCCCGTATTTCGCCGACAACAGCGATTTTTCGTCAGCCGGTTCCGCAGACATCAAATACCGGAACAGTCTTGATCACAATTTTGCGGACATGACTCTCGGAGCCTATGGCTACCGGCGCGTGCTTATGGCGGGGTCGACGGTGTTGGCGCCACAAGGTCAGTATTCCCAGAATACATCTTCACTCAACAAAACCGGCCCGACCCTGCTCGGCGCAGTGGAGCTCATGAGCAACAACGGTCCGTGGGCGGTCAACGAGGATCTGCACAAGACCAATGCTCTGTTGCGTCTCAGCGATGGCGGTGCCACAAACGGATGGTCGCTCGATGCGATCCATTACGATGCGAAGTGGAATTCGACAGACCAGGTGCCGCTGGAGTTGATCGCTTCGGGGCAGCTGGGACGCTTTTCGGCATTGGATCCCACCGACGGCGGAAATTCCAGCCGGGATATCGTTTCCGGGGAATGGCGCAGCAGCGATTCCGCGGGGTATACGAAGTTGTCCACTTTCATCGAACATTACCATCTGCAGCTTTGGTCGAACTTCACTTTCTTCGAATTGCGTCCGGCGACCGGCGACCAGTTCGAACAGGCGGAAGACCGGAACATCGTTGGCGGGCAGGCGGTCAGGGGATGGAACCATGGTCTGCTGGAACACGATTCGTTTACAGAGCTGGGCCTGCAGTTGCGCCACGACAACATAAACGTCAGCCTGCAGAACACGCAGGCGCGCATACCTTTTGCAGCAGTAAGCAACAACCGGGTTGGAGAGACCCTGACCGGCCTGTATCTGCAAAACACGACCTATTGGGCCAGCTGGATACGCACCCTGGTTGGATTTCGCGAAGATACCGTTTCCATGGACATGACTTCGTATGTGCAACCGCAGAATTCGGGCTCAGCCGGGGGCACCCGTCCTTCGCCCAAGTTCTCGGCGATCTTTGGCCCCTGGCAGCGGACGGAATTGTTCCTCAATGCTGGCAAGGGATTTCATAGCAACGATGCGCGTGGCGTGATCGACAGGGTAGACCCGACTACCGGCGTGCCCGCGACTGCGGTGCCGGCTCTGGTTGGAAGCGCAGGTAGGGAGATCGGGATGCGTACCGAAATGTTCGATGGCTTGCAGAGCTCGGTTGCGTTCTGGAGTCTGGATAGCGATTCGGAGATCGTCTATGCGGCCGACTCTGCGATCGGCAGCACGACACCGAACGGCGCAAGCAAGCGCACCGGGGTGGAGTGGAATAACCACTGGATTGCAAATTCCTGGCTGCTGGTCGATGCCGATCTTGCCTGGACCCATGCGCGCTATGCAATCATGAATGACAACGGCGCCGCCGGGGACCTGATTCCGAATGCGGTGAGCAAGGTTGCGCTGCTCAGGGCCGCGATCCGCGATGCTGGCCCCTGGATGGTGGGAGTCGAAACCCGATACATCGGGCAATATCCGCTCGCCCAGGATGGCAGTCTGACGGCGCCCTCGGCGATCGTGACCAATGTGCGGGTGCGGCGCGAGATTTCTCCGCGCATGGCAGTCTCGCTGGACGCACTCAATCTGTTCAACCGCCAGTATTACGATATCGCCTATCAGCAGGATTACCGGGTATCACCGACGAGTCCAGTGGTGCCGAGCGGGATCACGGTGCATCCGGGAGAGCCGCGTCAATTGCGGGTGACTTTGGGGATCAAGTTCTGA